A single window of Larimichthys crocea isolate SSNF chromosome XII, L_crocea_2.0, whole genome shotgun sequence DNA harbors:
- the cdc73 gene encoding parafibromin: MADVLSVLRQYNIQKKEIVAKGDEVIFGEFSWPKNVKTNYIIWGTGKEGQPKEYYTLDSILFLLNNVHLPHPSYVRRAATENIPVVRRPDRKGLLSYLNGDSSTSTSIDRSAPIEIGLQRPTQVKRAADEVSSEAKKPRIEDEERVRLDKERLAARLEGHKEGIVQTDQIRSLSEAMSVEKIAAIKAKIMAKKRSTIKTDLDDDITLKQRSFVDAEVDVTRDIVSRERVWRTRTTILQSTGKNFSKNIFAILQSVKAREEGRAPEQRPAQNTTQADPSLRNKQPVQAAYNRYDQERFKGKEETEGFKIDTMGTYHGMTLKSVTEGASARKAQTPALQPVPRPVSQARPPPNQKKGSRTPIVIIPAATTSLITMLNAKDLLQDLKFVTPEEKKKQGIQRDNEVLLQRRKDQIQPGGTTLSVTVPYRIIDQPLKLAPQDWDRVVAVFVQGPAWQFKGWPWLLPDGSPVDIFAKIRAFHLKYDEAKTDPNVQKWDVTVLELSRHRRHLDRPVFLRFWETLDRYMVKHKSHLRF; the protein is encoded by the exons ATGGCGGATGTGTTGAGCGTTCTCCGTCAGTATAACATCCAGAAAAAGGAAATCGTCGCCAAAGGAGATGAAGTTATATTCGGAGAGTTCTCCTGGCCAAAAAATGTCAAGACCAACTACATAATCTGGGG TACTGGTAAAGAAGGCCAGCCCAAGGAGTACTATACTTTGGACTCTATCTTGTTTTTGCTCAACAATGTGCATCTCCCGCATCCATCGTACGTGCGAAGAGCTGCA ACAGAGAACATCCCTGTGGTCAGACGACCTGATCGAAAAGGCTTGCTGTCGTATCTCAATGGAGACAGTT cTACATCAACAAGTATTGACAGAAGTGCACCTATAGAAATAGGTTTACAAAGGCCAACACAAG tcaaACGAGCAGCCGATGAGGTATCTTCTGAAGCCAAAAAACCAAGGATTGAG GATGAGGAACGAGTGCGTCTGGATAAGGAGCGTCTGGCTGCCCGTCTGGAGGGCCACAAAGAGGGCATCGTGCAGACTGACCAGATCAG ATCATTGTCTGAGGCCATGTCAGTGGAGAAAATCGCAGCCATCAAAGCCAAGATTATGGCCAAGAAACGGTCCACCATCAAAACAGATCTGGATGATGACATAACCCTGAAGCAGAGAAGCTTTGTGGATGCAGAGGTGGATGTCACCAGAGATATTGTCAGCAGAGAGAGGGTCTGGAGGACCAGGACAACCATTCTCCAGAGCACCGGAAAG AACTTCTCCAAGAACATCTTTGCCATCCTTCAGTCAGTGAAAGCCAGAGAAGAAGGGCGAGCCCCGGAGCAGAGACCTGCACAGAACACAACTCAAGCG GACCCGTCCCTAAGGAACAAGCAGCCTGTCCAAGCTGCCTACAACAGATATGATCAGGAGCGATTCAAAGGAAAAGAGG aaACTGAGGGTTTCAAGATCGACACCATGGGCACCTACCACGGCATGACCCTGAAGTCAGTGACG GAAGGCGCATCTGCCCGGAAGGCCCAGACTCCAGCACTACAGCCTGTCCCTCGTCCAG TTTCACAAGCCAGACCTCCACCAAACCAGAAGAAAG GGTCCAGGACACCCATCGTCATCATCCCTGCTGCCACCACCTCACTCATCACAATGCTCAATGCTAAGGATCTTCTGCAAGATCTAAA GTTTGTGACgccagaagagaagaagaagcagggcATCCAGCGCGACAATGAGGTTCTGCTCCAGAGACGCAAAGACCAGATCCAGCCAGGTGGCACAACACTGAGTGTGACTGTGCCGTATCGTATAATTGATCAGCCACTCAAACTGGCTCCACAGGACTG GGATCGAGTGgtggctgtgtttgtgcagggtCCTGCCTGGCAGTTCAAAGGCTGGCCATGGCTGCTGCCTGATGGATCTCCTGTCGACATTTTCGCCAAAA TTCGAGCCTTTCATTTGAAGTACGATGAGGCAAAGACAGACCCCAACGTGCAGAAGTGGGATGTGACCGTCCTGGAGCTGAGTCGTCACAGGCGCCATCTGGACCGACCTGTCTTCTTGCGTTTTTGGGAAACCCTCGACAG ATACATGGTGAAACACAAATCTCACCTCAGGTTCTGA